The sequence CTTCACCGGCCCCGGCGCCCTCGCCCTGGACGGGCTCTTCACCGACCGCGCACCGGACCGGCAGGACCGCGACCACACGGCGGAGCAGAACGCCCCGGTCGCCGTCTGACCCGCCCTCCCCGCTTCCCCCGGGCCCGCCGACCGACCGGGCCCCGCATCTCCTCCGTGTACCGCCGGGATCCGCTCCCCGGCGGTACGCGCTCAAGCCCCGCTCGACCGGGGTGCCCAACATCACGCATATATATGGATCACCGGGTGAACGACAGGCGTACGCTGTACAGCTGAACCTGCCGCTCCTGCCGCTCCCCTGCGACGTCGCGGCGTTGTCACGGATCGGGGAGTAGAAGTGCTGGAGAGTGTGGGTGCGCTGACCGGCAGCCCATGGATCTATGTCGTGGTCGCCCTCTCCGTGCTGCTGGACGTCTTCCTCCCCGTACTGCCCAGCGGCGTGCTGGTGATCACCGCCGCCACGGCCGCCGCAGCGGGCACCACCGGCGTGGCCGCCGACGCGGCGGGCGCCGCCCGCCAGGTCACCGAGGTCCCCTCGCTCCTGGCACTCCTCCTGTGCGCCGCCACCGCCTCGGTACTCGGCGACCTCGCCGCGTACCGGCTGGCCCGGATCGGCGGCGAGCGGCTGGACCGCGCCATAGCGCGCTCCCGGCGCCTCACCTCCGCGCAGGAACGCCTGGGCGCCGCCCTGAGCCGGGGCGGCGGCATCCTCGTCGTCATCGCGCGCTTCGCCCCGGCCGGGCGCTCCGTCGTCTCACTGGGCGCAGGCGCCTCGCACCGCAAGGTGAAGGAATTCCTGCCGTGGTCGGCCGTCGCCGGCCTGGCCTGGGCCGGCTACAGCGTGGGCCTCGGCTACTTCGGCGCGCAGTGGCTGGGCGCGAGCTGGCTGGGCACGGCCGTCTCGGTCCTCGCCCTGTTCGTCGCGGGCTCCTTCGCCGCGCTGCTCATGCGGCGCCCGGCCGAGGCGGCACGCGCCGCCTCGGTGTCCACGGCGTCCTGAAGCCGACTACGGCGTCCTGACACCACCCCGTATCTCCAGGCCGTCCAGCAGCCGGGCGGTCGCCTCGGCGATCTCGTCGACGGCACGGTCGAAGACTTCCCTGTTGTGCGCGGCCGGCGCACGGAAGCCCGACACCTTGCGGACGAACTGCAGGGCGGCGGCGCGGATGTCCTCCTCGGTGGCCTCTTCGGGGAGGGCGGGCGGTCGGAGCGTCTTGATACTGCGGCACATGTCTCCAGTGTGACCCGCACCACTGACAACGGCGCCCAGGCGGTCAGACGACCGGCTTCAGGCGTCCCGTGCACAGGGCCCAGATCACGAAGGTGTCGATGGCGAGCGAGACCACGGCCCAGATCGGCTGGTAGGGCAGCCACATGAAGTTGGCGATCATGTTGAGGGCCGCGAGCCCCACGCCGACCCCACGCGCCCAGCCGAAGCCCCGGAGGATGCCCCAGCCGACGATCGCGATGACGATGCCGAGGATCAGGTGGATCCATCCCCAGGTCGTGACGTCGAACTTGAAGACGTAGTTGTTGATCCGCGTGTAGACGTCGTCCGACGCGATCCCGGCGATGCCCTTGATCGCCCCGAGCACGCCGTCGACCATCAGCAGCACACCGGCGAACATGATCCCGCCGGTCGCCCAGGGGTTGTCCTCCTCCGGGCGGGGGCCCGTGGGCGGGGAAGGGGTGCCCGGCGGGGGCGCGGTCTGTGCCATGAAGGACTCCTGGGCTGTGGAACGTGCAGGTCGGAACGACCTTGCGACACCCTTCCCGGAGTGGCTAGGCGGAGGCGCCCGTACGGGTGACGCCCTCCGGCCGGCCCTCCGCCGGCTCCGTGTCCCGGCGCGGCCGGCCCGAGGTGCCGAGCACCACGAACACCGTCGCGACGAGGAGCACCGCCGCCACGACCCGCAGGCCGTCGGACATCGCCGGGGCGAACGCGGCGGCGTGCCCGGCCGTGACGTGGTCCGTACCGGCCCCGGAGGCCAGCACCGTGCCGACGACGGCCACCCCGAGCGCCGCCCCGATCTCGCGCGCCGCCGTGTTGAGCCCGGAACCGAGCCCGCTGCGGTGCGCGGGCAGTCCGGCGACGACGGCCACGGTCAGCGCGGGCGCGCACAGCCCCGTACCGGCGGAAATGACGAGGAGGTACACGGCGTACAGGGCGTACGGGGTGCTCCCGTCGGCGGTCGAGACGAGG is a genomic window of Streptomyces sp. NBC_00708 containing:
- a CDS encoding VTT domain-containing protein, with the translated sequence MLESVGALTGSPWIYVVVALSVLLDVFLPVLPSGVLVITAATAAAAGTTGVAADAAGAARQVTEVPSLLALLLCAATASVLGDLAAYRLARIGGERLDRAIARSRRLTSAQERLGAALSRGGGILVVIARFAPAGRSVVSLGAGASHRKVKEFLPWSAVAGLAWAGYSVGLGYFGAQWLGASWLGTAVSVLALFVAGSFAALLMRRPAEAARAASVSTAS
- a CDS encoding DUF2277 domain-containing protein; its protein translation is MCRSIKTLRPPALPEEATEEDIRAAALQFVRKVSGFRAPAAHNREVFDRAVDEIAEATARLLDGLEIRGGVRTP